The following coding sequences are from one Musa acuminata AAA Group cultivar baxijiao chromosome BXJ1-6, Cavendish_Baxijiao_AAA, whole genome shotgun sequence window:
- the LOC135677042 gene encoding LOB domain-containing protein 27-like, translating into MTVKGGTNQSCAACKYQRRRCAADCPLAAYFPADQPKQFLNCHRLFGVSNILKIINRLDPPQQAEAMKSIIYEANIRDRDPVHGCLGLICSLHLHIHHLEQELEATNSQLLLHRHHQLAASSSSSSSSTMIDGAASYLLLDNGVSIVESCSIADNNDINMKAAERFWAHHSSALHAPMDDEISPSSDAIDEDGAYESCSESPLKDTMHSAMAHVSRNELKSAAACFTLTSAVN; encoded by the exons ATGACGGTGAAGGGGGGGACGAACCAGTCATGCGCGGCATGCAAGTACCAGCGGCGGAGATGTGCGGCGGATTGTCCCCTCGCCGCCTACTTCCCGGCCGACCAGCCGAAGCAGTTCCTGAACTGCCACCGCCTGTTCGGCGTCAGCAACATCCTCAAGATCATTAACCGCCTCGACCCGCCGCAGCAGGCCGAGGCCATGAAGTCCATCATCTACGAGGCCAACATCCGCGACCGCGACCCCGTTCATGGCTGCCTCGGCCTCATCTGCTCCCTGCACCTGCATATCCACCACTTGGAGCAGGAGCTCGAGGCCACCAACAGTCAGCTCCTGctccaccgccaccaccagctcgccgcctcctcctcctcctcttcctcttctaccATGATCGATGGCGCCGCCAGCTACCTTCTCCTCGACAACGGCGTCTCCATCGTCGAGAGCTGCAGCATCGCCGACAACAACGACATCAACATGAAGGCGGCGGAACGTTTCTGGGCTCACCATTCTTCCGCCCTGCATGCCCCGATGGACGATGAGATCTCACCCTCCTCGGACGCCATAGACGAAGATGGAGCCTACGAATCATG CTCCGAGTCTCCGCTCAAGGACACGATGCACTCGGCGATGGCTCACGTCTCACGGAACGAACTCAAGAGCGCCGCCGCTTGCTTCACTCTCACCAGCGCCGTCAACTGA